Proteins encoded in a region of the Diabrotica virgifera virgifera chromosome 4, PGI_DIABVI_V3a genome:
- the LOC126882935 gene encoding 60S ribosomal protein L23, whose amino-acid sequence MSKRGRGGSAGAKFRISLALPVGAVINCADNTGAKNLYVIAVQGIGGRLNRLPAAGSGDMIVATVKKGKPELRKKVMPAVVIRQRKPFRRKDGVFIYFEDNAGVIVNNKGEMKGSAITGPVAKECADLWPRIASNASSIA is encoded by the exons ATGTCCAAGAGAG GACGTGGTGGTTCCGCGGGAGCGAAGTTTAGGATCTCCCTTGCTCTTCCTGTAGGAGCAGTAATTAATTGTGCAGATAATACAG gAGCAAAGAACTTATATGTTATCGCTGTACAAGGTATTGGTGGACGACTTAACCGTCTGCCAGCTGCAGGATCTGGTGACATGATTGTAGCCACAGTCAAAAAGGGTAAACCAGAACTCAGGAAAAAAGTCATGCCTGCAGTAGTTATCAGGCAGCGGAAACCATTTAGAAGGAAGGATGGTGTCTTCATTTACTTTGAAGATAATGCTGGGGTTATAGTCAATAACAAAGGTGAAATGAAAGGATCAGCCATCACTGGTCCAGTTGCAAAAGAATGTGCAGATTTATGGCCCAGAATTGCATCAAATGCAAGCAGTATTGCTTGA
- the LOC126882936 gene encoding metaxin-2-like → MTLVDRISIELGAQEPWPKDVKLFQPYEVEQILLPDNANCLATQAFLKMCQLDYSVEPKPNAEAMSPTLKVPFIKAGRFVIAELEGIVQFVNGKGITLTEKLDNEEKSNMRAYMSLIHSVLEMAELYISWVDNETYNEVTWIRNGSVFPWPLNYIQNRTKRSQVIKKLKALGWYDKKLEDVYTEVETCCESLQTRLDGKPFFFEHGPTELDALVFGHLFTILTTPLPRSDLANIIRNYPSLIDLVKRIEKDYFKKETKS, encoded by the exons ATGACTTTAGTTGACAGAATAAGCATTGAACTCGGCG ctcAAGAACCTTGGCCCAAAGATGTAAAATTATTCCAGCCTTATGAAGTCGAACAGATTTTATTACCTGATAATGCTAATTGCCTCGCAACACAAGCTTTCCTTAAGATGTGTCAACTAGATTATTCTGTAGAACCCAAACCCAATGCTGAAGCCATGTCTCCTACCTTAAAGGTGCCTTTCATAAAAGCTGGCCGTTTTGTTATAGCCGAATTAGAAGGCATTGTACAATTTGTAAATGGCAAAGGTATCACTTTAACGGAGAAGTTGGACAATGAAGAAAAGTCAAATATGAGGGCATACATGTCTTTAATACACAGTGTGTTAGAAATGGCAGAA ttatatATTTCTTGGGTGGATAATGAAACTTACAATGAAGTAACATGGATTCGAAATGGATCAGTTTTTCCTTGGCCACTGAATTACATTCAGAATAGAACTAAACGCAGTCAAGTTATTAAGAAACTAAAAGCCCTTGGATGGTATGACAAAAAATTAGAGGATGTATATACTGAAGTTGAAACATGTTGTGAATCTCTACAAACACGTTTAGATGGAAAACCATTCTTCTTTGAGCATGG ACCTACTGAATTGGATGCTCTAGTTTTTGGTCACTTATTTACGATTCTAACAACACCTCTTCCTCGAAGCGACTTAGCAAATATTATAAGGAACTACCCTTCGTTGATTGATCTGGTAAAGAGAATTGAAAAAGATTACTTTAAGAAAGAAACCAAGTCATAA